From the Ipomoea triloba cultivar NCNSP0323 chromosome 8, ASM357664v1 genome, the window AATCATTTTCTCTTGTGATTGTCTCAGATGCATTAGACTACTTGTCACCTAGGTACCTCAACAGAACACTTCCTGAATTAGCAAGGGTATCATCTGGTGGTGTTATTGTGTTTACTGGTAAGAAGTGCGGCTGTATTAAATTTTAAGAAAGTTTGAGCTTCATTAGAATGCCTGGCTTGCAATTGAGTAGAAAATAAAATCTCAACCAGATTCTAATTTTAAGAAACCCTTAGAGATTCTTTAGATCTCACATAACACTGTATTTGATgcatttattgttttaaatGTTGTTTATAGGTTATCCACACAATCATAAACCCAAGAATGCAGATAATCCAAAATCTGGACGGCAGGTTAGTAAAAGATCCCTGCAAATAAGCCGGTTCTTTATTCAATATTCATTCGGAGGCTCATGCCACCATTAACCTATCTCATtcttttttcttacaaatattaTCAATCTTGTGTTAACAAAGATGCCTGCTGTTCTCAGATGTTTTCGTGTATGCAGAACACAATACTCTggtttattttgaaacattcCCTAGGTCCCTTGGGATATAGACATTTTTCGGGCAAGTCATAATTGCTTTGTTAGACTGATAGCcacaggaaaaataaaaaataaaaaattaacagcATTACCATGGGCGACTATGTTTAGGGCTTGAGTAAATGTTTTCTTTCCCTATCTTGAAGATGAGTGCATTAAAAAGAATTTTAGGTTGATACACATAATCTGAAATCTTTGTTTCTAGAGCATAGCTACTTGCATTGCCAACAACAGGCGAAAAACCAAGGTAATTTGACACCAACCTATTTTCCAGGCTAAACTACGGAGCGCAACATGGTGGGTTCGCTATTTTATTCAGACTAGTTTAGAGCAAAACGACGCTGCGATTAAGAAGTTTGAACAAGCTGCATTTAAGAGATCATATCATCCAAGCTGCCAAGTTTTTCATCTGAAGTCATACCGTTGATGATTTTGGGATTATTAATTTTACCTTAGATGGCAGCTTCTTGGTGCGATTAAAGCGCCATGTAATTATATCAACTTCAGCAGCAAATCAAACAAATTTTGGTGCAGGCAAGGGTATGCTCTCTTGAATGAACTTCACTCCCTCTTATagtaagttatatatatatatatatatatatatatatatatatctttatttcATATTCAATGCAGGAGCTGCATCATAACTCTTTGCTCTCATATACTGTATCAAATAGACCTGCTTGTGAATGTAGGTTGATTTAGTTTATCATATTATTGTACCTTGAACTGGTTCTTATTcagaaaacaataaattaaaaatcattctTTTGTTCATAATGCAATCATTAGTTATCATCTTCTTGATAATcttaagaaaaaagaagagagggAATTGTTTGTGGACTATAGGGTTGGTAAGTgtgttttattcatttatatatatttttgagtgaCAGGGAAACTCCCATCTATATCCTAGGTAAATCTTAATCTTGTGTAATAGCTCGCAAATCACACAGGATAGGTAAATCACATTACGAAGATCCAATGCGATGGGTTCAATTGAGAAATTGTTAACAAAAATCAACGCGACGGGTTCAATTGAGAAattgttaacaaaaattaaatgtgtGACTTTTGTTTAATTCATATGGTGAGATCTAGATATAGATCATGTCACTTCCCTCTTGTGTATTTGTGCAAGTTAACGACATCCAATCTCTTCTTTGGGTTGATTTAGTCATGCTTTATGTATtagtttggatttttttttttttttttttttttttttgtatgatgAGGGAAAATTGCAACCAATATATGAGAATGTGTACTGGATAAAtcttatttttgtgtaatagttTGTAAATTATAGTAGAGATAAGTCACACTAAAAAGACTTTATGCAACGAGCTCGATTGAGAGGGTGTTGACAAATTTTCTAGTTTTGTTCAGCAGTATCCAAAAAAATAAGactttggtaaattagttaagATGACAAGATATATAACTCATATATAATTatcttaaattaataaatagcCAATAAATAGAATAATTAAAGGCTCAATTACAAgtaaaaatagttaaatactaCACCCCTAAATAAAATGGCATGCATGGACTAGTTGTTGGAATTAATACCTGTAGTCCATCAAATTTTGGTTTGTTTAGGACCCAATCAAATCtattgggattgacccaagACATTAAAACTTATTGGGGTAAGTTTCAAATAAGtccttcaagtcttcaactcaACTATTATTTCATGGATCATAGTTCATACAtttgtacaatttttttaaaagaaaaaacagaaatAAGAAGGTTCTACCGAGATTTGAACTCGGGTTATTGGATTCAGAGTCCAATGTCCTAACCACTAGACCATGGAACCTTGTTCAATACATTTGTACATTTGTGTGaagcataaataaaaaatacatttttaatataataaaaatattttatttgtacttttagtatattaaaaatgtagatTGCATTCATGGTCTAtacaactatgtggaccatagtccacacaataatatgTCGTTTTCAACTATAGTCTATAGGTCAAAGTGCAATTAGctccttaaatttaaaaaaaatgcttcaATTAGACCCTTCATCTCTTCACTTTTATGCAATTAAGTTTATTAACAGGTTACATCTAGGTtacaagtaatttttttaattttaaaaaataattaaaataataaatatatttttaattcaaatacaTTAATAAATCCTTTTTAAAAACCTACAATGACCTCTTCTTCGTCTTGTTAGATGGAGAAACATGCTATGGCTTCTCCTTCCAGTTAGATGAAGAAGCTGGGCAAGTCGGCCATGACTTCACCGTCGAACTAGACGAAGAAGCCAGTCAAcggttatttttttaatataaatttgtaaactattttttaaaatcaattttaccTGCTATTATCTTGTGTTTACTTGCAAAATTGagttaattgcacaaatttaagAAGTTATAGACTTAATTGTATAAAAGTTACTAAATGAAggatctaattgaaacttttgttATTTTATGGAGCTAATTGCACTTTGACTTATAGTTTACGAGCTTATTTAACCCTTATCTGAAACTTATTTGGGGAATTAAATCATAAAAgaagaaagacaaaaaaatatGATGTACTCTCACGCTCTCTCTAGCAAGATAGCAACCAAGAGAGTTTGACTGTATACATATAACATCACAACAACATAATGAAACTTTTTTTACTTGACTTTTTCTAAAATGtacttgtaatttttattttttatttttgggtttcTATCTAACAACGGCTCATCAAATAGGCTTgaaatggcaaattattgcatagaccatggtccacacagctgtgtggaccaaaaataaaaagtacattatttttgtactgaaggtacattatttttgtactgtaggtacattatttgatagtatctatcaaataatgtacctttagtacaaaaataatgtaccataaaataatgtacctacagtacaaaaataNAAATTAttgcatagaccatggtccacacagctgtgtggaccatggtccatgcaataatgattggcttgaaatagaataatattaatgggaATATGCATATTATGTTGTTTAGTAAANAATAGGCTTgaaatggcaaattattgcatagaccatggtccatgcaataatgattggcttgaaatagaataatattaatgggaatatgcatattatgttgtttagtaaattttttattctttgaaatANggtacattatttttgtactgtaggtacattatttgatagtatctatcaaataatgtacctttagtacaaaaataatgtaccataaaataatgtacctacagtacaaaaataatgtaccttcagtacaaaaataatgtactttttatttttggtccacacagctgtgtggaccatggtccatgcaataatgattggcttgaaatagaataatattaatgggaatatgcatattatgttgtttagtaaattttttattctttgaaatAGTTTATAGTTTGTTAATGactaattttctttaaattaaaggTATTAATTAAGAGCAAATTAAAACTAggatgtaaatataaaaattctatataaaggctatttatgtattttgaatgcttatttcattttatttcttaaactaACCCAACACTGAAAATCTGAAATACAAATCTTGAAGTTTATTCGTTCACGGaatcaaataaaaatcatatttcattCCATACCTGTGAAATATGATTCATATTCTTCAATTCAAAATTCATTATCTTTTGAAAATCTTAgtattcttttcattttaagttatataacattattatgTAAAAGAATCGAGTGCCTAACCCTAACATCTCTAAATCTAAATCCAACTAACACTACCCTAAATGatactccatatatattatttaaaatccaGCACACATAACCTCTTAGCCATGAAACTTCCTCCATAATTGGCTACTTCAATTCTTTTCTTGTTTTCCAAATTAAATGAAGAGGTGGAAGATCAGAGTTTAGCCATGTGGAATAGtacaatgacaaaaaaaattagcttaTTCTACACTCAAAGATTTGGAAGAGTGTGGCCGTGTGGAATAATACGATCGAagagaaaacaattttttttttaaacaacaacaaaaagaggaagaaaatgtTAGACTTGCTTGTTTACAGCAGTAGGGATATAGAAGTGTACAAGTTGGTGTTTGAGTGAATAGAATATGATTCTCATATCAAAAAATTATGAGGGTTTATCTTTTTAGTGCGATACAGCTAGGTGtgagaatatatatttaaatacgcaaaatttaatataaagaGTATGTTTTTGTACAGCAtgtaataacattattatgacATAAATGTCTTACTTTCTTGTTTGTCTTGCAAAGTCCTCATGTTTGTATGTGCTTTCTCACACATTATGTTAGAAATTGTCTGCTGTAAATCTGTACTTTAGGGTGTCATGAAAGCACTTACCTTTTTGACTTTTATGCATGGCTGCCTTTCTGCAATGACTTTAACTTTCAAGAGGGTTTGGACTAGAAGTAACCTAATCAATAGGGTTAAAGATACAATGTGTAACAAGAGTTTGAATTTTGACCTTTTTAATTTGACCTGAACAACTATAAGTAACCTAGATTTGATTTACTTCATTGTAATTATTTGTCGGCTAAGGTTACAATGCAGGATTTACTCAATGCATACTCTCTAATAATGTCTGCGGATTTCCCTCgtcactccaaaaaaaaaaaaaaaaaacaacaacaaaagaagGTTTGGAGCAAAAATATGTTTttagcatgaataaagagatttaaacCCTTAAAAGGTACTTTCATCCTTCTCAACTCAGTATCcgaatttgagcatgaataaagagatttaagctcgttgttggttaaaaaaaaaaaagaaatttaaactctaagatcgatcacaattcacagttctATTCCCTCATTCAGATATTCCTTTAAGGGCTTTTTGTTGGGAATCGATAAGTAGGATATTAATTAGCATAACAACAATTtttagtaactatatttttcaaacaatttttaataaagtgttaaaccaattaaatcagttgaaatcaaataaataataaaagaaaaatatgaagagacaaaaattccctttctaaaaatagaaaaagtcatgagaaggactaaaagcatccaaaaaataatagtctgagATGTTAAATGGAAAAAACGATAATCtaggactaaatttgaaattattaccaaagacaagggacttTTGGTGGAATTAacacgctatatatatatatatatatagagagagagagagttataCAGAAATCTACTCAAATGTAGCCGCGCCTTCTCGTgaccactagtgttaacaaaatacaccactattgttaggaaaatgcacaacaatgaaaatgcaaAAAACACCCTCATAACTCCCTGcctctaattgtgcatttccaaacactgtgtagtgtatatttgcatgcgtacctaatggtgcatattttttgtcatgcgtacctaatggtgcatatttgtggtTGTGCATTTTCCTAACACTAGTAGTGTATACCGcacctgaactctactatatatatatatatatatatatatatatatatatatatatatatatatatgtatgtatatatgtatgtatgtatacttCCATCCACCGCCCAAATTAAGGAATCTCAGTTTCATTTCGGTCAAAATTAGGAACACAAACTTCGATTTGAATTGGGTTTTAATCAACGTGCGTGGCTACTAATCCAAACATTATTAGAAAGTCATTacttaaaagaagaaaacaaaagaaatagaaatttgGTTTTGTAGTATTGATATCTGAAAACTAGATTGTTGTGCagaaaaaggaaggaaaaagtTGGCATGGGTTTGTGTTGTGGGCGGGTTGTGATGGCCTAACAtgggcatgcatgcatgttacaTGTTGCCACCTTTCTCTGTTCCTTTGGACCCAAGGATCTTACGATGATGTTTTCTGTGGGTGCATCAGGACCCCTTCCACTGTTGTCTCACATGAccttatttataaattataataaatattgtcaAAACAATTTGGTCCCTTCTTCCACATAAATTATTTTCGTCATACTAaatagtagaaaaaaaaaaagaagttaaaaacGATATATATTCAAATCAAATGAGAATTATGTGTGTATTGTGCACCTAGGGTATTAAATTGTATGCATATATTCATGcagtaatattaataaattaaatattacaaactttgaaaatgtataatatttatgaaattgaccCATACTTTTTTTCCCCCTATTTTCACTTATTGTTCTTTATGTGTCAACCGTTAAATCTACTAAATTGCAGGTAGCTAATATTTGACTACACTTCAAATgataagttttgtttttatggGAGCtagactttatatatatatatatatatatatatatatagggacatGTTTTGGAAAACACCATGTTTTCAGTGAGAACTATGAACGTGCATTGTGTAACAATCATATAAGTGTAATCACTCATATGTAAATGTGTACTAAAATCTGAAATTTTACAAGTGCATCGTGCAATAGTACAAGTACAATCGCTAATATGCAATGGTGCATTGCATGGTTAGTTGTTACACAATGTACtctaaatttgaaatatttattaaaatatcacTACCACACACATgcacgcgcgcgcgcgcacacacacatatatataaaattttacaacCCTTTGATCAACACATCAATAGTCAGGTTTAGCCCGCaattctcatttgatccttctcatcatatgtgtgtgtgtattagatcaaatgagaactatCGCctatataaaaattgtgaatcaATAATTTAACCATCAATATGAGTTGACCAATTACGGTAAAAAGAGCAAGCTCAAACATTTCATAGGAAGCATGATTCTCATTGAAACTTACCATACACACTAATAATTTCTTCCAAAATTATTTCTCAATTTTCCATTATAATATGATAGGACCACCGTAGCTATTCTTCCATGCTGATTCATCACAACAATGTCGGATacataaaataatacaaaaacttatcaaaatataaaatgcaACACGTTGCTTGTTACTTTTAGTAACAAATTTGACCTGAAAATTGGCTCCCACTAAAATATATAATCCCAATTCTTTCGTGGAGAAGAGATCCAAAACGAAAACCAACCACTAATACacatgacatatatatatagtttagtcAACAATCCTCAGTCTTTTCCAAGCCATAATGTTTTGCCAGAATTAGAGACATATGGATCGGATGGGCTTTAATTTGCTCCTCCATGTTCTTGGACTGTGCAAATGTCTGCAAATTCTGGTCTGGTCTTTAAACTCCACGTGCTTAAAAGTCTACCACGAATTATACACGCAGTATAGTCATCCTGATAAGTTAGAAGATTTTAACACTTTGGATATTTTTAGATATGGATGCACCATTGATATTCCAGTTGTGACTTTATTGCATATGTATAAATGGTGTCTAAAAACTGACGTGTGTGACGTGATGAAGGCAGCATATAGTGGACTAATATTGCCCTTTCACATTATTGGTCAAGGTTTTTTTGATCGATGGCGTGTTTTTGAAGTGTAACGGTAGTTAAAATCTAGTTCACGTAATGTGATTGAATTTGTAATACTCGAGAGAATATTGGGTGCATGTGTTTTTGTTGAGATTGTGGCTCAATTTGCATGGACCATTTCTCCTATTTTGATGGCATTTGTACACGTTCTCCGTCTTCATTGCTCCTTCTTGCATTGCCGCACTTTTCTCTCAATTTTCATTGTATAAATagtgttccttttctttgtatTCAATGCACCATCAATTCAATTAATTCATCCTTCTAATTTGTTTCTCTCATCTCTCACGtagcatatataaatatatattatattcattaattccCTTTTGagagtttaatatatattttatatttttcccattttagtgattcatttgttatttatatattgtccctattatttaacttctataattctcaagttcgattattcgcttccgcattatttcGCTATATTCCTAATAAGTGGTGTCAGAGCGGTTTAATTGAGGgttattttcaaagatgtcgactgttaccaagttcgatatcgagaagttcgacgggaaaattagcttttctatctggaaggttcagatggaagccgttctgacccagaacggtttgaagaaagcgctagctgggaagaagaagaaaccggctacaatgacagatgaagattgggaagatttagatgacaaggcacgttcaaccattcagttgtgcctgtctaaatcggttctacgtgaggtgataggtgagacgactacgtcaggtttatggtccgagctggattcgcgctacatggacaaatctctggcgaacaagctgcgcctgaaggagcggctgtacacaatccgtatgacggaaggtacttcaattcagtctcatttggatgaattcaattctattttattggacttggaaaatattgatgtcgtaattgacgatgaggatcgtgctattttattgcttgtttctctccctgaatcatacaagcatttcaaagaaattatgctgtatggtaatTCTCTTGGAGTCCTAACTCTCGACAGTGTTAAGTCGAACCTActgtccaaagaaaaatttgacttagaaactaagtctggggataaaggtgaaggcttgattgttaggggtcgttcagttgaaacggagagtagcaataaaaaatctagatccaagtccaaaggacgtaagtccaacaaatcctgtaagtactgcaagaagcatggtcatgatgtgactgaatgcttcaaactgaagaacaaacaagagagagaaaagaagtctgctgaagctagtgttgttgagagtgattcagaaggcgatgtgatgttatctgttagctccggtgacaaacgaagcgacactgagtggattctggactctggttgtacattccacatgtgtccacacaaagactggttcatctctctggaaccagttgatggtggagttgtcttgatgggtaatgatgcccaatgcaaggttagtggaattggaagtgttcatatcaaaactcatgataacgttatcaggactcttaccaatgttcggtatattcctgatttgaaacgcaatctgatttcattgggcaccttggaatctctggggtgcaagtacacagctgaaggtggagttctgaaagttattaaaggctctcttgttcttatgaaagcttctcgttctggaagcttgtacgtgttgcatggcagtacagtgacaggttcagttgcggtatcctcatcggtgtctgatgctgatctcactcaactatggcatatgcgtctggggcatatgagtgagaaaggcatgcatatcctgagcaagaaaggcctcctcggttcaggtacgggtaaattacaattttgtgagcattgtgtttttgggaaacagaagagggttagtttctctactgtTATACACCGTACtaaagatgtattggaatatatacattctgatttatggggaccgactaaagtccagtctatgggaggctgtagatattttatgtctattattgatgacttttctcgtaaagtctgggtctatttcctgaaacataaaaatcaggcattttctattttcaaaaagtggaaaattctcgttgagactcagacagggaaaaaggtcaagaagctcaggacagacaatggcttggagttctgtgagagagatttcactgagttctgtgcaacacaaggaattgccaggcacaagaccttgcctggaaaaccccagcagaatggtgttgccgaacgtatgaacaggactctgttggagagagctcgttgtatgctctctaatgctgggttatggAAACGGCGTGACTTTTGGGCCGAGGCTGTTTCTActgcatcctatttggtaaataggtctccacattcatccctcgatttcaaaattccagaagaagtttggtcaggtaatcctgttgacTATTCTATGTTAcgagtttttggatgtcctgcttatgctcattccagtacgggtaaattaaaccctagagctgtcaaatgcattttccttggcTATGCTTCTGAGTCAAAAGGATATCGTCTATGGTCTCCTGATTCTCACAAGATCATTCTGAGTCGcgatatcacttttgatgaaaatgcactacCTTCTTCTGGAAAAGATTGTGTTGCTCCCAGTACAGGTGATATGCAGAGTACTAGAGAAaaggtggagtttgagttcaaGCCTACTGATAGTACTACTACCATTGATTgtaatactaaagatgatgcatctactagcACTGCGCCTCTCGTTCAGCCACAACGGGAGCACTCTATTGCCCAAGACCGGCctaggaggacaattaaaaaacctgctaggtatgctagtgatgatgaaacccacttggttgcttatgcTCTTTCAGTTGCACAGGAGGTTGATGGTGATCCATCCTGCTACTCTGAAGCTATTTCCTGTGCAAACTCGtccaagtggttggttgctATGCAAGAGGAGATGGAAAGTCTCCATAAGAATGAAACTTGGAGCTGGTAGAGTTGCCAAAAGGTAAACGCCCATTAAGCTGTAAGTGGATttacaagaagaaagaaggcaTCCCTGGGGTTGAGAAAGCACGGTGGAAAGCACGGTTGGTTGTTCGAGGTTTCGATCAACGTGAAGGTATTGACTTTAACGAGATCTTTTCTCCTGTTGTTCATCATACCTCTATACGTGTACTACTTGCTTTTGTTGCTCTTTTTGATTTGGAGTTGGAGCAACTTGATGTAAAGACTGCATTCCTACATGGAGAGCTTGATGAAGAGCTTTACATGTACCAACCTGAGGGATTTGAGGTTCCTGGTAAGGAACATTGTGTATGCCGTCTGCAGAAGTCTCTTTATGGGCTAAAGCAAGCTCCAAGGCAATGGTACAAGCGGTTTGATGCTTGTATGCTAGGGCAAGGATTCTCAAGAAGCCAATATGACAGTTGTGTCTATTTCAAAGAATTTTCTAATGGATCTTTTGTCTACCTTCtactttatgttgatgatatgctcATTGCTTCCCCTGACGTGTCTCTTGTTGAGAAGTTGAAGTCTCAACTAAgcaatgagtttgagatgaaagacCTTGGTGCAGCAAAGAAGATTCTTGGCATGGAGATACACAGGGATCGTCAAGCTGGTAAACTTTATCTATCCCAGAAAAATTATGTTGAGAAGGTGCTTGATCGATTCAATATGTCTAATTGTAAGCCTGTGTCTACTCCACTTGGTGCACATTTTAAGTTGTCTTCTGATTCATGCCCTAAATCTGATGTTGATGTGGCTTATATGTCAAAAGTTCCTTACTCTAGTGCTGTTGGTAGTCTTATGTATGCTATGTTGTGCACTAGACCTGATTTGGCTCATGCTGTAAGTGTTGTGAGCCGTTATATGCACAACC encodes:
- the LOC116027166 gene encoding probable pectin methylesterase CGR3 isoform X2; the protein is MLAIWLPFPVTREGDLSCNIDVQRAIPSLKITYGDSMHKVLHVGPDTCSVVSKLLTEEDTEAWGVEPYDIEDADRHCKKLVHKGIVRVADIKFPFPYRAKSFSLVIVSDALDYLSPRYLNRTLPELARVSSGGVIVFTGYPHNHKPKNADNPKSGRQAKLRSATWWVRYFIQTSLEQNDAAIKKFEQAAFKRSYHPSCQVFHLKSYR